AAGGAATTAAATTCACGTGGCTTTGGAAACCCCGCAAGCGTTTTGCTAGTTCCAAAGCGTGTTCTGGTAAATCGTTGACTCCAGCCAGGAGGATATACTCAAAACTAACGCGGCGGCCAGTGATTTCCACATATTCCCGACATTCAGCCAGCAAATCTTCAATGGGATAGGGACGCGCGCTGGGAATCAATTGTTCTCGCAGTGCTTGGTTGGGCGCATGAAGGCTAACAGCCAGAGTAATTTGTAAATGGTGTTGGGCTAACTGACGAATGCGATCGCGTATTCCTACTGTAGAGACAGTGAGCGATCGCTGTCCAATTCCCACATCTTGATTTAAGGATCTTAAAGCTGCTAGGACATTCTCAGTATTTAACAACGGTTCACCCATGCCCATAAATACTACATGGCTTACCCGTTGCTGAAAATCTTCTTGTACCGTCAACACCTGATCGACAATTTCATGACGTGCTAAGTTACGCTTGTAACCGCCTTTACCAGTGGCGCAGAAATCACAAGCCATCGGACAACCCACCTGAGTAGAAACACAGACAGTTAAACGTTTATCACTGGGAATACCAACAGTTTCTACGATTTGTCCATCTGCAAGTTGCAAGAGATACTTGATAGTGCCATCAGGTGCAACAGCGCGGTGGTGTATAGTTGAACGTCCGATGGGAATTTCTGCGACTTCCGCACGCCATTGTTTTGAGAATACAGAAATATCAGCTAGCGATCGCACTCCCTTGTGATATATCCAATCATGTAGCTGCTTACCTCGATAAGCTGGCTGTCCCTGTTGCTGCACCCAAGCAGTCAATTCAGCAACGGAAGCACCTAATAAGGGAGGGATATTTTCTAACTGTTGGGAGTTTAGTGAGTTAGCTGGAGAAATCAGCGGCGTGGCAGACATAAATGATCGCGAGTTGATGCTAGGATCTCTATCCTATAGCTTCTTGACTCAGACTGGGGTAGATTGAACTGCTTCTTCTGCATCTAGTAATC
The genomic region above belongs to Calothrix sp. NIES-2098 and contains:
- a CDS encoding radical SAM domain-containing protein, translating into MSATPLISPANSLNSQQLENIPPLLGASVAELTAWVQQQGQPAYRGKQLHDWIYHKGVRSLADISVFSKQWRAEVAEIPIGRSTIHHRAVAPDGTIKYLLQLADGQIVETVGIPSDKRLTVCVSTQVGCPMACDFCATGKGGYKRNLARHEIVDQVLTVQEDFQQRVSHVVFMGMGEPLLNTENVLAALRSLNQDVGIGQRSLTVSTVGIRDRIRQLAQHHLQITLAVSLHAPNQALREQLIPSARPYPIEDLLAECREYVEITGRRVSFEYILLAGVNDLPEHALELAKRLRGFQSHVNLIPYNPIQEVDYKRPNSDRIQAFVKVLKQQQIAVSVRYSRGLEADAACGQLRASKN